AAAGGCGCGCGTTCAGTAAGTTGTAGCCCCTCTGCGTCGCCTGCGGGACCTCGGGGCCGAGCCACTGCACGTCACTCTGATACGCCCACTCGATGCGCGGCGTGATCCAACCGTCCATTGGGCTTCCTTCGAGCCCCGGAAGCGCGGCCGAGTACTGCAGCGCGACGAAGGTCTGAAGGGGCGGCACGAACAACATGCGATCCCCGGAACGGTCGATCGTCTCGCCGTCGAGATCACTCAGGGCGTCGCTGAAGTCATCGTACTTCCCGTCGGTGTACCCGACGTTAGCGATGAGCATCAGGCCATCGGTCGGGCGCGTTTGCAACTCGACTTCGAAGCCCTGAATCGTCGCCTTTGCCGCGTTGTCGGTGACGCGAGCGATGGTGGGAACGCCGCTCGCATCCAACCCGGTGTCACGGATCTGCGTGACCTGGATGTCGTCATACTTCCCGTAGAAGAAGGACGTGTTGAGCGTCGCGCGCTGATCGAAGCCGATGAACTTGAAGCCGACCTCGAAGTTGTCGAGCGTCTCGGGGTCGTAGCCGAAGGCCGCACCCTCGCCCGCACCCGACCGGCCCGTGGCAACGCCGTTGAAGCCCCCCCCCTTGAAGCCGCGCGAGTACGTGAAGTAGCCCATCGTGTGATCGAGCGGCGTCTCGTCGAGGAGGTCTTCCGGCACGGTCATCGCGATGCTGCCCATCGGCGTCCACGCGGAGAACACCTTGTCGCCGCCTTCGTCCGCGAACTCCATGCCATCGCGCGGATCGATCTGCATGAACGTGAGCCCCTTCTTGTCCTGCGTGTAGCGCAGTCCACCCGTCAGGCTCATCCACTCGAGAACATCGTACGTCGCCTGCCCGAAGAGGGCCCAGGTCCAGTTCGAGATGTCCGTCGGTCCGTCGGTCAGCCGATCGAGCGCCGGCACGCCCTGACCCGGAGGCAGGACCCAGGTCGCGCGGTTGTCGAACCCGGTCTCCCAGAAGCCGAACGCGCCCGTGACGTAGTTCAAATCGCCACCCAGGACCGAGCCGTTCAGCTGCCCTTCCTGCATGATCTGCCGCTGGAAGCCCGGATCCCCGTCCTGGATCGACCCGCCCGCGCTCGAGAGCTGAACGATGTTGAATCGCGTCTGATCGACATCGAACCGAACGCGCGGCTTCTGCTCACGCCAGGACGTGATCGATTTCACCGAAATGTCGCCGAGCACGGGAACTTCGCCGACGTCCCACAGTGCCGTCATCCAGGTGCCGTAACTCTCGATGTCGGTCAGCGCGGAGATGTTCGCGTGTGTGTCGAAGGGCGTCGTCTCGGCGCAATCGTCGAAGTACTCCGGCGGGAGGAGTCCCTGGAGCGGAACGTCCTTGTTGACCACGATGCACTGCTGCGCGACGCCGTTGTTCGCATCCCGCGTCCAGGTTCCGGTCACATCGATGGTGACATCGTCGTGCGGCAGAAAGCGGAACGAGCCGAGCAGTGCGAGCGAGTTCTTTCCGTTCAGATTCTCGTTCCGAGTGGAGTTGAAGGAGTAGCCCGACGTATTCGTCGTCGCGAACGAGAACCGCGTGAAAAGCTTGTCTTCGAGCCATCCGCTACCAATCGGCACGTTCAAGGTGATTCGCGTGTCGACCCGGTTGAAGTTGCTCGGACGAACCATCACGAACCCGGCCATCTCGTTGTTGGGCTTCACGGTCGTGATGTTGATCGCACCACCAACTGTGTTCTTGCCAAAGAGGGTGCCCTGCGGCCCACGCAGAACCTCGATCTGCTGCACGTCGACGATGTCGACCAGGGTGCCGAACGAGCGCGGGAGGAAAACACCGTCGATGTACACACCGACGCCCGGGTCAAACGCGATCGCGGGCGCCGATGTGCCGACACCTCGAATACGAATCTGACTCGCACCGCCGGTGTTGTCCGTCTGAAAGCTGAGGTTCGGGACGAGTGTCTGAATGTCGTCGAGGCGCTGCACGCCGGATTCGCGCAGGGTCGTCTCGCTGAGCGCGGTGACCGACACGGGCGTGTCTTCGAGGAGCTCTTCGCGCTTTCTCGCCTGAACGACGATCTCCTCGACAGTCCGGATCTGGTGCCGGGACACGCCCGCGGCCTGCCCGGTCTTCTCCGCAGCCTCGACCTGCGCCGCTCCGACATCGACTTCGTCTTCGACACCGCCGATCACACCCGGGGTCTCGATCGATTCGACGTAACCCGACGGAGACTCCGGCGGTTCGGCCCAGGCGAGCGCCGCAGGTGCGACGAGCGAGCACGCGATGACCAGCGCAAGGGACTGTCGAGGGCTCTGCATGACGGCCTCTCCTCTTCGAGGGGCGGATTCCCCGGAACGGAGATCCGTTATCCTTCCTCGCCGGTCAAGAGCAGCCGAGCGGCGGACGGCGCTCAGAAGCCAAGGGGCGGCTGCGTGCGCGGCTGCGAGGTGTCCGTTTGTTCCAGCCAGCGCTCGTAGAGAACGAAAC
The nucleotide sequence above comes from Candidatus Binatia bacterium. Encoded proteins:
- a CDS encoding TonB-dependent receptor, encoding MQSPRQSLALVIACSLVAPAALAWAEPPESPSGYVESIETPGVIGGVEDEVDVGAAQVEAAEKTGQAAGVSRHQIRTVEEIVVQARKREELLEDTPVSVTALSETTLRESGVQRLDDIQTLVPNLSFQTDNTGGASQIRIRGVGTSAPAIAFDPGVGVYIDGVFLPRSFGTLVDIVDVQQIEVLRGPQGTLFGKNTVGGAINITTVKPNNEMAGFVMVRPSNFNRVDTRITLNVPIGSGWLEDKLFTRFSFATTNTSGYSFNSTRNENLNGKNSLALLGSFRFLPHDDVTIDVTGTWTRDANNGVAQQCIVVNKDVPLQGLLPPEYFDDCAETTPFDTHANISALTDIESYGTWMTALWDVGEVPVLGDISVKSITSWREQKPRVRFDVDQTRFNIVQLSSAGGSIQDGDPGFQRQIMQEGQLNGSVLGGDLNYVTGAFGFWETGFDNRATWVLPPGQGVPALDRLTDGPTDISNWTWALFGQATYDVLEWMSLTGGLRYTQDKKGLTFMQIDPRDGMEFADEGGDKVFSAWTPMGSIAMTVPEDLLDETPLDHTMGYFTYSRGFKGGGFNGVATGRSGAGEGAAFGYDPETLDNFEVGFKFIGFDQRATLNTSFFYGKYDDIQVTQIRDTGLDASGVPTIARVTDNAAKATIQGFEVELQTRPTDGLMLIANVGYTDGKYDDFSDALSDLDGETIDRSGDRMLFVPPLQTFVALQYSAALPGLEGSPMDGWITPRIEWAYQSDVQWLGPEVPQATQRGYNLLNARLSYDFFDDRAQVALWARNLLDIEYFNNATAVVSTFGIVTRAYAAPRVYGGELSYNF